One part of the Desulfonema ishimotonii genome encodes these proteins:
- a CDS encoding ABC1 kinase family protein — MLSIRKIGAFGRTYRHLSRYRQILAILFKYGFGDIVERLNIDQYIEIGLQMISSRRPAHTVQKQTRPERVRMALEELGPTCIKLGQLLSMRADLIPVRFIRELSKLQDDVPPFPFSEVRQIFESEFGALPSELFEHFEEKPFASASIGQVHRARLRSGELVAVKVQRPGLKGIIEVDLEIMLHLAMLMEGNIEEFALHRPVKIVEEFARVVEKELDYTHEMANMERFAGQFFGDPTVYVPRVFRALTTDRILTMEFISGIKISRTDELERAGYDKKKIVAIGTDLLLRQVFDHGFFHADPHPGNIRVISRNAICMLDFGMMGTIDRYNRSDFVDLIYSVVRRDDPRTAQVLLKLTLWEREPDIRALERDVSEFMGQYLYKPLKEIEIGKLLQHLLELTSRHHLRLPPEIFLMLKALGTIEGIARLLDPDFDMVARAAPFIRREKMERFRPKRMAEDVFNLSSDLFEFVQQFPRELLELARIIKRQQLSVQFEHHGLEGLIETHDRISNKLSIAIIVAALIIGSSIVIIARIPPLFYDISLIGIIVFVAAVIMGIWLMIEIIRKGRI; from the coding sequence ATGCTGAGCATCCGGAAAATCGGGGCCTTCGGGCGCACCTACCGCCATCTCAGCCGCTATCGGCAGATCCTTGCGATCCTCTTCAAATACGGGTTCGGCGACATCGTCGAACGGCTCAACATCGACCAGTATATTGAGATCGGCCTTCAGATGATCTCCAGCAGGCGCCCCGCCCATACGGTTCAGAAACAGACCCGGCCGGAGCGGGTCCGGATGGCCCTTGAGGAGCTGGGGCCAACCTGCATCAAGCTGGGCCAACTGCTCTCCATGCGCGCCGACCTGATCCCCGTCCGGTTTATCCGGGAACTATCCAAATTGCAGGATGATGTGCCGCCATTTCCCTTCAGTGAGGTCCGGCAGATCTTTGAATCCGAGTTCGGGGCCCTTCCGTCCGAGCTGTTTGAACACTTTGAAGAAAAACCCTTTGCGTCGGCATCCATCGGCCAGGTCCACCGCGCCCGGCTGCGGAGCGGCGAGCTGGTGGCGGTCAAGGTGCAGCGCCCCGGCCTGAAAGGGATTATAGAGGTTGATCTTGAGATCATGCTCCACCTGGCCATGCTGATGGAGGGCAATATCGAGGAGTTCGCCCTCCACCGGCCGGTCAAAATTGTCGAGGAGTTCGCCCGGGTGGTGGAGAAGGAGCTGGATTATACCCACGAAATGGCCAACATGGAGCGGTTCGCCGGCCAGTTTTTCGGCGACCCGACCGTCTATGTGCCCAGGGTTTTCAGAGCCCTGACCACCGACCGCATCCTGACGATGGAGTTCATCTCCGGCATCAAGATCTCCCGGACAGACGAACTGGAGCGGGCCGGGTACGACAAAAAAAAAATCGTCGCCATCGGCACCGATCTGCTGCTCCGTCAGGTGTTTGACCACGGCTTTTTCCATGCCGATCCCCACCCCGGCAACATCCGCGTCATTTCCAGAAACGCTATCTGCATGCTCGATTTCGGAATGATGGGTACCATTGACCGGTACAACCGCAGCGATTTTGTGGATCTGATCTACAGCGTGGTCCGCCGGGACGATCCCCGGACGGCCCAGGTGCTGCTCAAGCTGACCCTCTGGGAGCGGGAGCCGGATATCCGGGCCCTGGAACGGGATGTGTCGGAATTTATGGGGCAGTATCTCTACAAGCCGCTGAAAGAGATAGAGATCGGCAAGCTGCTCCAGCACCTGCTCGAACTCACCTCCCGGCACCACCTCCGCCTGCCCCCGGAGATCTTCCTGATGCTCAAGGCCCTCGGCACCATTGAGGGAATTGCCCGGCTGCTGGACCCGGACTTCGACATGGTGGCCCGGGCCGCGCCCTTTATCCGGCGGGAGAAGATGGAGCGGTTCCGCCCGAAACGGATGGCCGAGGATGTGTTTAATCTCTCATCCGACCTGTTTGAATTTGTTCAGCAATTCCCCCGGGAGCTGCTGGAGCTGGCCCGCATCATCAAACGCCAGCAGCTATCAGTGCAGTTTGAGCATCACGGGCTGGAGGGCCTCATTGAAACCCATGACCGGATCAGCAACAAGCTCTCCATCGCCATCATCGTGGCCGCCCTGATTATCGGCTCCTCCATCGTGATCATCGCCAGGATTCCGCCCCTTTTTTATGACATCTCCCTGATCGGCATTATCGTCTTCGTCGCGGCGGTGATCATGGGGATCTGGCTGATGATCGAGATCATCAGAAAGGGGCGGATATAA